One window of the Microtus ochrogaster isolate Prairie Vole_2 chromosome 10, MicOch1.0, whole genome shotgun sequence genome contains the following:
- the Cer1 gene encoding cerberus: MYLLLLQLLVLLPLGKAARCVDGCQSSFSFVLLERGRRDLHMANREEGEDKPDLFVAVPHLLSASLAGEGQRQREKMLSRLGRLWKKPETELHSRKDVENDHVSLGIQALTQPADEREVERSPLQEEAKKFWHRFMFRKGPASQGVVLPIKSHEVHRETCRTVPFNQTIVHEDCEKVVVPNNLCFGKCGSIHFPGTETFPSNFCSHCSPAKFTTVHLRLNCTSPIPVVKMVMQVEECHCMAQAEHGEGHALPAGSQESFIP; encoded by the exons ATGTATCTCCTCTTACTTCAGCTGCTTGTGCTCCTGCCTCTGGGGAAGGCAGCTCGATGCGTGGACGGCTGCCAGAGCTCATTCTCCTTTGTGCTCCTGGAAAGGGGTCGCAGAGATCTCCACATGGCCAACCgtgaggagggagaagacaagccAGATCTGTTTGTGGcagtgccacacctcctaagcgcCAGTCTGGCTGGGGAAGGCCAGCggcagagagagaagatgctGTCCAGGCTTGGAAGACTCTGGAAGAAACCTGAGACAGAACTTCACTCCAGAAAGGATGTGGAAAATGATCATGTCTCATTGGGGATCCAGGCCCTCACTCAGCCAGCAGATGAGAGGGAAGTGGAGAGGTCCCCTCTTCAGGAGGAAGCCAAGAAATTCTGGCATCGCTTCATGTTCAGGAAGGGCCCGGCCTCACAGGGGGTCGTCTTGCCCATCAAAAGCCACGAAGTACATCGGGAGACCTGCAGGACAGTGCCCTTCAACCAG ACAATTGTCCACGAAGACTGTGAGAAAGTTGTTGTGCCGAACAACCTCTGCTTTGGGAAATGCGGGtccattcattttcctggaaCGGAGACATTCCCCTCCAACTTCTGCTCCCACTGCTCGCCTGCCAAGTTCACCACCGTGCACCTGAGGCTGAACTGCACCAGCCCAATCCCCGTGGTCAAGATGGTGATGCAAGTGGAAGAATGCCACTGCATGGCTCAGGCAGAGCACGGAGAGGGACACGCCCTACCAGCTGGTTCCCAGGAGTCCTTCATCCCTTGA